A genomic stretch from Miscanthus floridulus cultivar M001 unplaced genomic scaffold, ASM1932011v1 fs_60, whole genome shotgun sequence includes:
- the LOC136532387 gene encoding uncharacterized protein, with protein sequence MPGAPRGESGSTGAGGTAAVAEGGGGGAARRGEAKAARGRGAGAGTGKGTGALAVARRRQCGAGGQPRATTRHGGARPWGAALRHAEAQRPRGTTRRRGGGGAARGGHGGAQRARGAARCGRGRPVEVRARGDGSGGEAPLYSARARKVWEERDGAQILLAIMPAAPYRDGRTMELSISNT encoded by the exons atgccTGGGGCTCCGCGCGGCGAGTCTGGCTCGACGGGCGCAGGAGGCACGGCGGCCGTGGCCGAGGGCGGCGGTGGTggggcggcaaggcggggcgaggccaagGCGGCGAGAGGGCGCGGCGCCGGCGCAGGAACCGGCAAGGGGACCGGGGCGCTGGCCGtggcgcggcggcggcagtgCGGCGCGGGCGGCCAACCGCGGGCAACGACGCGGCACGGGGGGGCACGGCCGTGGGGTGCGGCGCTCCGACACGCCGAGGCGCAGCGGCCGCGGGGCACGACGCGGCGCCGGGGGGGCGGTGGCGCGGCTCGGGGAGGCCACGGTGGTGCTCAGCGGGCTCGCGGCGCGGCGCGGTGCGGGCGAGGGCGGCCGGTGGAGGTGCGTGCGCGGGGCGATGGCAGCGGCGGCGAAGCTCCGCTCTACTCTGCTAGGGCGAGAAAGGTATGGGAAGAGAGGGATGGGGCCCAG ATACTACTGGCAATAATGCCTGCAGCACCGTACCGTGATGGTCGTACAATGGAGCTCTCTATCTCAAATACT
- the LOC136532384 gene encoding uncharacterized protein, which produces MVSWPMFFNRNIQTQRRVASTHAVVLMTMRGAFSFSGSTIQTCLILGTSFSTIGLEKDIHVSTSSGGFHPPNPLPMTAKEKHLATVRRLEEPLLCDCGDRVVINPENTLEFVCPNKHEVFSMAKCRFKEWLYGPKNQWPEEPRKVKKKEEKRVIYKAPPVMCECGVKSNYGLVPSELGIGHYCGHMVEYDESTRKCRWEYYDGQAKFLDKLKKRQVIAQKRGYGPDYVILFVKHHKEKMREFARQRSICNPIDVGLNKWKLERRMTLEEERTRNEAREETRVQMQVLNKHIVALCARIGCSEEHATELGRAGYEEKKLDEHRSQVGRTVQSPIMLSDEGGEDEDDTDRLSELIALAEAGLQA; this is translated from the exons atggtttcctggcccatgtttttcaatcgaaatatccagacacagcggcgcgttgcttctacacatgcagttgttttaat gaccatgagaggtgctttttctttcagtggatcgacgataCAGACatgtttgatcctaggtacctccttttcgacgattggtttagagaaagacatccacgtgagcacttcaagcggtgggttccacccccctaaccccctgccaatgacggctaaggagaagcacctagccacagttagacgactcgaggaacctcttttgtgcgattgtggagatcgagtTGTGATAaatcctgagaatacgttggagtttgtgtgtccaaacaaacaTGAA gtgttttcaatggcgaagtgtcgtttcaaggagtggttgtatggtcctaagaaccaatggccggaagaaccgcgaaaggttaagaaaaaagaagaaaaaagggtaatttacaaagcacctcctgtcatgtgcgaatgtggtgttaaatccaactatggcctagtcccttcggagcttggaataggccattattgcggccatatggttgagtatgatgag agcactagaaaatgcaggtgggaatattatgatggtcaagctaagttcttggataaactgaagaagaggcaagtaattgcacagaagagaggatatggacctgactacgtcatcctattcgttaaacatcacaaagaaaagatgcgtgagtttgctagacaacgcagtatttgtaacccgatcgatgttgggcttaacaaatggaaaTTGGAGAGACgtatgacgttagaggaggagaggacaaggaatgaggcaagggaggagacaagagtacagatgcaggtcttgaacaagcatattgttgcattatgtgcca ggattggttgcagcgaggaacatgccacAGAGCTGGGTCGTGCagggtatgaggagaagaagttagatgagcatagatcacaagttggtcgcaccgttcaatcaccgattatgTTATCTGATGAGGGGggtgaggatgaggacgacactgacagactgagtgagctcattgctctagcagaggcgggcttgcaagcGTAG
- the LOC136532386 gene encoding uncharacterized protein yields the protein MDKAIMSNNQAGKVLKKGKKKQAKDELDRQKQAEKKRRRLEKALANSAAIISELEKKKQKKKEEQQRLDEEGAAIAEAVALQVLIGEDSDEPCHLMLNKHIRCNHWDASAAFEFTVDAQPTDIYPSDDGLICASHAYAPRSKGRWADWGIGQPLPSWGEVSDLQGPYYQGTFHQSVTCPGFIAAQAVSSLQIREESSEITSPSQGAAAATVVNRMLGGTNRLNLYREI from the coding sequence ATGGACAAGGCTATCATGAGCAATAATCAGGCAGGCAAAGTCTTgaagaaaggaaaaaagaaacaGGCCAAGGATGAACTGGATCGCCAGAAGCAGGCTGAGAAGAAGCGCCGCCGCCTGGAGAAAGCGCTGGCAAACTCGGCTGCCATCATCTCAGAGCTGGaaaagaagaagcagaagaagaaggaagaacagcaAAGGCTGGATGAGGAAGGTGCTGCCATAGCTGAAGCAGTTGCTCTTCAAGTTCTCATAGGTGAGGACTCCGATGAACCCTGCCATTTGATGCTCAACAAGCACATCAGGTGCAACCATTGGGATGCCTCGGCTGCTTTTGAATTCACCGTGGATGCACAACCCACTGATATCTACCCCTCTGATGATGGACTGATATGCGCCAGCCATGCGTATGCTCCCAGATCCAAAGGGAGGTGGGCTGATTGGGGGATTGGCCAGCCATTGCCATCTTGGGGAGAAGTGAGTGACCTCCAAGGCCCATACTATCAAGGAACATTCCATCAGTCTGTTACCTGCCCTGGTTTCATAGCCGCCCAAGCTGTGTCATCGTTGCAGATCAGAGAAGAATCGTCAGAAATCACCTCTCCAAGCCAAGGGGCGGCGGCTGCAACCGTGGTTAACAGGATGCTTGGTGGCACCAACAGGCTCAACCTTTACAGAGAGATATAA